The sequence AATCCGGCGCAAGCTCGCAGTCAGCCAAGTCATTTCGCCAACTCCGCCAACAATTTCTCGAGTCCGGAAACCACGTCGCGGTAATCGCCCAACACATCAGCAATCAAATCGCGTGGATCTTCGTCGGATACCGCTTCGGCACGGCGCGGCTTCCATTGTCCCGCGCCCAGGTTGTAATCGATTTCGGCCAAACGCGCGCGCGTTGTGAACCAACACGTCGGCTCGTCAGTATCGTGCGGCAACAGCGCATTGGCCTCCAAACCAGGCGGCTGGGCATAGCCGCTGGCCTTGTATGCCTTCCATTGCGCTAGCAAATCCGGGATGTCGTTCTTCTCCGGCGTTTCCACCCGACCACCACCGGACACCTTATCCGGATCGTAACCATCGTTGCGAATCTCGTAGAACCATACTTTGTCCAGCCGTTTCGCCGTGTCCGATGCCGGCTTGCGGAATACCAGCACTGACGTCTTAACACCCGCATAAGGCTTGAATACACCAGCAGGCAGGCTCACGACCGCAAGCAGATCGAACTCGCTCACCAATTTCTTTCGCAATTCCACGTGTGCGCCCGTGGAACCGAACAACAAACCCTCCGGCACGACGACCGCGCAGCGACCACCGGGAGCCAGGTGCTGCATCATCAGGCTGAGGAACAGTAGTTCGCTCTTTTTGCTGTTGGTCGGTAAATCCGCGCGAATGGAATCCTTAGGCAACTGTCCGGCAAACGGTGGATTGGCGAGGATGACCTTGTACTTGCGGCGCAGGTCATCCTCGTTCAAGCCACCCATATCGCTGAGCGAGTTGGCACGCTTGAGCCTCGCATGACGAATACCGTGCAGCACCAGGTTCATCATGGCGATGCGCACCATCTGCCTCGACACATCTATGCCGTAGACGCTGGCCTCCAATACATCCCAGTCTGGAATCTTTTCGCCCGCACCTTTGCGATAGGTCTGAAGGCGGGGTATTTCGGTTTTCAGCTCCGCCAGCGACTTACCTTTCCTTTCCAGCCATTCTTCGCCGTAGATCGGGTATTCGCTGACGTGGTCGGAATACTTAACCAGCAAGTGATCTACCGCATCGATCAGGAAACCCGCGGTGCCGCAGGCCGGGTCGAACAAGGTGTCGCCGATGTCCGGGTCGACCATTTCGACCATGAAGGAACGAATCTGACGTGGCGTTCGAAACTGACCGTTGAGCGAACTGCTACCCAGGTGTACCAGCAGGTATTCGAAGATGTCGCCCTTCACGTCCGGGCCAAGCTTGGTGAACTCGAATCCGTCCAGTTCGTCCACCACTTGCTTCAACACGCTGGGGTCAACGATCTCAAGCACTGCGTCGCGGAAGTAGTCGGCCACCTCCGGCTCGTCCTTGGCCAGCGACGCCATGTATGGAAACACCTCGTCCCGGATGTAGTCGCGCAGCTCATTTCCGCTCTTGAAGCGCCACTTCTGCCAGCGATAACGCTCGGACTGTGCGGGGAAAAGCAATTTGGCGTTGCCGCCAGTC is a genomic window of Stenotrophomonas sp. Marseille-Q4652 containing:
- a CDS encoding class I SAM-dependent DNA methyltransferase; translated protein: MNNELRRKLDKITDVLWAGGVTNPVTYIEQISYLIFLKLLDEEETLREQRARLGATGGNAKLLFPAQSERYRWQKWRFKSGNELRDYIRDEVFPYMASLAKDEPEVADYFRDAVLEIVDPSVLKQVVDELDGFEFTKLGPDVKGDIFEYLLVHLGSSSLNGQFRTPRQIRSFMVEMVDPDIGDTLFDPACGTAGFLIDAVDHLLVKYSDHVSEYPIYGEEWLERKGKSLAELKTEIPRLQTYRKGAGEKIPDWDVLEASVYGIDVSRQMVRIAMMNLVLHGIRHARLKRANSLSDMGGLNEDDLRRKYKVILANPPFAGQLPKDSIRADLPTNSKKSELLFLSLMMQHLAPGGRCAVVVPEGLLFGSTGAHVELRKKLVSEFDLLAVVSLPAGVFKPYAGVKTSVLVFRKPASDTAKRLDKVWFYEIRNDGYDPDKVSGGGRVETPEKNDIPDLLAQWKAYKASGYAQPPGLEANALLPHDTDEPTCWFTTRARLAEIDYNLGAGQWKPRRAEAVSDEDPRDLIADVLGDYRDVVSGLEKLLAELAK